In one Aggregicoccus sp. 17bor-14 genomic region, the following are encoded:
- a CDS encoding asparaginase — MPKVLLLHTGGTLGMAGGRPSALRPAAFFKTLKARVPELFDLADIELELFSNLDSSEMQPELWTRMAKHLHHRLPQFDGCVVTHGTDTLAYTASALSFMLRGLPCPVVLTGSQRPLGEIRTDARLNLIDAVLSALNGPREVSICFDSHLYRGNRTRKVKVAEYDAFESPNFPVLGTLGVGTHFERGLRPSARFTLHERLEPRVFLLKVFPGLDPALPLALLPHVAGLVLEAYGAGNFPIAPELGRSLQPLFQQARARGVPVVVISQAHRNGVDLRLYESGAAALAEGAIGGADLTPSAALVKLMNGLAYHKDPARLAQFITTPVAGELTPDLPEPTPRGPRHRQGTRRH, encoded by the coding sequence ATGCCCAAAGTCCTGCTGCTGCACACCGGTGGAACCCTCGGAATGGCTGGCGGGCGCCCCTCGGCGCTGCGCCCGGCCGCCTTCTTCAAGACGCTGAAGGCGCGCGTGCCCGAGCTCTTCGATCTCGCGGACATCGAGCTCGAGCTGTTCAGCAACCTGGACAGCTCGGAGATGCAGCCCGAGCTGTGGACCCGGATGGCGAAGCACCTGCACCACCGGCTGCCCCAGTTCGACGGCTGCGTGGTGACGCACGGCACGGACACCCTCGCCTACACGGCGAGCGCCCTCTCCTTCATGCTGCGCGGGCTGCCCTGCCCCGTGGTGCTCACCGGCAGCCAGCGCCCGCTGGGGGAGATCCGCACGGACGCGCGGCTCAACCTCATCGACGCGGTGCTCAGCGCGCTCAACGGCCCGCGCGAGGTGAGCATCTGCTTCGACAGCCACCTGTACCGCGGCAACCGCACCCGCAAGGTGAAGGTGGCCGAGTACGACGCCTTCGAGAGCCCCAACTTCCCCGTGCTGGGCACCCTGGGGGTGGGCACCCACTTCGAGCGCGGCCTGCGGCCGAGCGCCCGCTTCACGCTGCACGAGCGGCTGGAGCCCCGCGTCTTCCTCCTCAAGGTGTTCCCGGGCCTGGACCCCGCCCTGCCGCTCGCGCTGCTGCCGCACGTGGCGGGCCTGGTGCTCGAGGCCTACGGCGCGGGCAACTTCCCCATCGCCCCGGAGCTGGGCCGCAGCCTGCAGCCGCTCTTCCAGCAGGCGCGCGCGCGCGGCGTGCCGGTGGTGGTCATCAGCCAGGCGCACCGCAACGGGGTGGACCTGCGCCTCTACGAGTCCGGCGCGGCCGCGCTCGCCGAGGGCGCCATCGGTGGGGCGGACCTGACCCCCTCTGCCGCCCTGGTGAAGCTGATGAACGGGCTCGCCTACCACAAGGACCCCGCCCGCCTCGCCCAGTTCATCACCACCCCGGTCGCGGGCGAGCTCACCCCGGACCTGCCCGAGCCCACCCCGCGCGGTCCGCGCCACCGCCAGGGCACGCGCCGGCACTGA
- a CDS encoding GGDEF domain-containing protein encodes MPGGSFEEKTSVQSFSDLLGPAAPARQSAYLIVLSAKSAAGIGRMHKLEGPETLLGRSSEAGFQVEDDGISRKHAKVVGGGEGRFQLVDLGSTNGTYLNGLRVSTAQLCDGDRIQIGSNTVLKFSLQDQLEEQYQRSIYDNATRDALTRLYNRKYFLDTLRKEFAYCLRHRQPLSLVMFDVDRFKAINDTYGHPAGDLVLQRIAQRVLDTVRTEDVLARYGGEEFALMLRDSPEGHALACAERCRQAVASTDFTFGGAALHVTISLGVSTLVDARYTQPEELVGAADTYLYRAKHSGRNRVDARSVSGP; translated from the coding sequence ATGCCCGGCGGGTCCTTCGAGGAGAAGACGAGCGTTCAGTCGTTCAGCGACCTGCTGGGGCCCGCCGCCCCCGCCCGCCAGAGCGCCTACCTCATCGTGCTGAGTGCCAAGAGCGCCGCGGGCATCGGGCGCATGCACAAGCTGGAGGGGCCCGAGACCCTGCTCGGGCGCAGCAGCGAGGCCGGCTTCCAGGTGGAGGACGACGGCATCAGCCGCAAGCACGCCAAGGTGGTGGGCGGCGGCGAGGGGCGCTTCCAGCTCGTGGACCTGGGCAGCACCAACGGCACCTACCTCAACGGCCTGCGGGTGAGCACGGCGCAGCTGTGTGACGGAGACCGCATCCAGATCGGCTCCAACACGGTGCTCAAGTTCAGCCTGCAGGATCAGCTGGAGGAGCAGTACCAGCGCAGCATCTACGACAACGCCACCCGCGACGCGCTGACCCGGCTCTACAACCGCAAGTACTTCCTGGACACGCTGCGCAAGGAGTTCGCCTACTGCCTGCGCCACCGCCAGCCGCTCTCGCTGGTGATGTTCGACGTGGACCGCTTCAAGGCCATCAACGACACCTACGGCCACCCCGCAGGCGACCTCGTCCTGCAGCGCATCGCGCAGCGGGTGCTGGACACGGTGCGCACCGAGGACGTGCTCGCGCGCTACGGCGGCGAGGAGTTCGCCCTGATGCTGCGCGACTCGCCCGAGGGCCACGCGCTCGCCTGCGCCGAGCGCTGCCGGCAGGCGGTGGCCAGCACCGACTTCACCTTCGGCGGCGCCGCGCTGCACGTCACCATCAGCCTGGGCGTGAGCACCCTGGTGGACGCGCGCTACACCCAGCCCGAGGAGCTGGTGGGCGCCGCGGACACCTACCTGTACCGCGCGAAGCACTCGGGCCGTAACCGCGTGGACGCGCGCAGCGTGAGCGGCCCCTAG
- the rpsU gene encoding 30S ribosomal protein S21 — protein sequence MPGIRVKDGESIESALKRFKKATEKAGILSEIRKREHYEKPSVKKKKKALAAKKRAVKKARKTY from the coding sequence ATGCCCGGTATTCGAGTGAAGGACGGCGAGTCCATCGAGAGCGCCCTCAAGCGCTTCAAGAAGGCGACCGAGAAGGCTGGAATCCTCTCCGAGATCCGCAAGCGCGAGCACTACGAGAAGCCTTCCGTGAAGAAGAAGAAGAAGGCCCTCGCGGCGAAGAAGCGCGCGGTGAAGAAGGCCCGCAAGACGTACTAG
- a CDS encoding GatB/YqeY domain-containing protein, producing the protein MATLKERIDADLKDAMRSKNELTLSVLRMLKSAVKYKEVEPGAQALDDAGVQKVIATLIKQRRDSIQQYQDAGRPELAQKEEQEIGVLQSYLPQQLSADELAQLVQAAVAESGAQSAKDMGMVMKAVQPKVAGRAEGKAVSDAVKAALAKLG; encoded by the coding sequence ATGGCCACCCTCAAGGAGCGGATCGACGCGGACCTGAAGGACGCGATGCGCTCGAAGAACGAGCTCACCCTCAGCGTGCTGCGCATGCTCAAGAGCGCGGTGAAGTACAAGGAGGTCGAGCCGGGCGCCCAGGCCCTGGACGACGCGGGCGTGCAGAAGGTCATCGCGACCCTCATCAAGCAGCGCCGCGACTCCATCCAGCAGTACCAGGACGCGGGCCGCCCCGAGCTCGCGCAGAAGGAGGAGCAGGAGATTGGCGTCCTCCAGAGCTACCTGCCCCAGCAGCTGAGCGCGGACGAGCTCGCCCAGCTGGTGCAGGCCGCCGTGGCCGAGTCCGGCGCCCAGAGCGCCAAGGACATGGGCATGGTGATGAAGGCCGTGCAGCCCAAGGTGGCCGGCCGCGCCGAGGGCAAGGCCGTGAGCGACGCGGTGAAGGCCGCGCTCGCGAAGCTGGGCTAG